A part of Aspergillus flavus chromosome 5, complete sequence genomic DNA contains:
- a CDS encoding putative choline transport protein: MEPSQAVDQSPYARPSFKDMEGKPKHSIKTAEEDSIQIVNSDAPLHIWGALGMNFTITAAPISIGSFLALAIGLGGPPFFFYGFLFTGLGQLILCLAAAEIASSRPHPVGQPYRVVCLGPQKYNRLAGYILGWLTNGAWLLIYNTTVLYTSEILMAVVEVSIHQHSSHSKPWHHFLVYVGVCINALVVNLPKVMDWSLSASLVFINGAALFVLITLPVRANPNQSATAVCVSVANNSGWGSAAVVFFLNVLPGLASLGTCDAATHMSEELELPIRDVPWVMVGSALLSYLVVIPTMTIFLFCIVNPEAMFSPVGGQPLIQLVSDGHASRMLTAIPSALIVVGFAIGSWEALISWSRLYWSFSRTNGFPFSNFTERTTDGVPVNALILGTALTIVIGAIQLGSTTALNAVLGGASLCSGFSWIIVLSFRVWRGNDALDPQRWLNLGKWGRSLSGFAILWNMWMITWASFPLLLPVTLSSMNWSSLVTVGVVVISFVYYILFYRYRSDEME; this comes from the exons ATGGAGCCATCACAAGCTGTTGATCAATCTCCTTACGCTCGTCCTAGCTTCAAGGACATGGAGGGTAAACCGAAACATTCGATTAAAACAGCGGAGGAGGACTCTATTCAAATAGTCAACTCGGACGCCCCATTACACATCTGGGGTGCCCTTGGTATGAATTTTACTATCACCGCCGCCCCAATCTCTATCGGCTCCTTTCTTGCCTTAGCCATCGGGCTTGGTGGGCcgccctttttcttctatgGCTTTCTGTTCACTGGACTAGGGCAGCTTATCCTTTGTCTGGCTGCCGCAGAGATTGCCTCGTCAAGGCCACATCCAGTAG GGCAACCATATCGGGTAGTGTGCCTAGGACCACAGAAGTACAACCGTCTTGCGGGCTACATTCTTGGTTGGCTGACGAATGGTGCTTGGCTTCTGATATATAACACCACTGTCCTCTATACTTCTGAGATTCTTATGGCAGTTGTAGAAGTGTCAATACATCAACATTCTTCTCATTCAAAGCCCTGGCACCACTTCTTGGTCTACGTGGGGGTTTGCATCAATGCCCTGGTGGTGAATCTTCCCAAGGTGATGGACTGGTCTCTATCCGCCTCGCTAGTCTTCATTAACGGCGCCGCGCTTTTCGTTCTGATCACACTGCCAGTCCGCGCCAATCCCAATCAGAGCGCGACTGCTGTATGTGTGAGCGTCGCGAACAATTCAGGCTGGGGCTCCGCTGCGGTAGTTTTCTTTCTGAACGTGTTGCCTGGACTAGCCTCCTTGGGCACCTGCGACGCAGCAACGCATATGTCAGAGGAGCTCGAGCTGCCGATTCGCGATGTGCCCTGGGTAATGGTTGGGTCCGCACTGCTGAGCTATCTAGTGGTCATTCCAACCATGAccattttcctcttttgcaTTGTCAATCCAGAGGCTATGTTCTCTCCAGTTGGGGGCCAACCATTGATCCAGTTGGTATCCGACGGTCACGCATCTAGAATGCTTACTGCAATACCCAGCGCCTTAATCGTGGTAGGCTTCGCAATCGGCAGCTGGGAGGCCTTGATCAGCTGGAGTCGGCTGTATTGGTCGTTCTCACGGACCAACGGCTTCCCATTTTCCAATTTCACTGAAAGAACAACGGACGGTGTCCCTGTCAACGCACTGATCCTAGGCACTGCTCTGACCATCGTAATTGGAGCCATTCAACTTGGATCAACTACCGCTCTAAACGCCGTCCTGGGAGGGGCTAGTCTGTGCTCTGGCTTTTCTTGGATAATCGTACTCAGCTTTCGTGTGTGGCGGGGCAACGACGCCCTTGATCCACAGCGCTGGCTTAACCTGGGGAAGTGGGGTCGTTCGTTGTCTGGATTTGCAATTCTCTGGAATATGTGGATGATTACTTGGGCGTCATTTCCACTCTTGCTTCCTGTGACCCTGTCCTCTATGAATTGGTCTTCATTGGTGACGGTCGGTGTTGTCGTGATCAGTTTTGTTTACTATATTCTGTTTTACCGATACAGGAGTGATGAGATGGAGTAG
- a CDS encoding fungal-specific transcription factor domain-containing protein produces MEILFDYLEEDSWKGFIDLTPRTPSSSPEACSTNYLPGFVRPIHTTISEAQYEHLLLQGALTLPSFPLQQALLQSFFECVLPSMPIINWQTFINIVSNKDGGQGRISLLLFQAIMFSATAFVNLDHLQKAGYSSREEAHEAFFEKAHLLYQSHYESDPLTNLQALLLMTHRAKATDGKDSRYWIEVAISLALMMGLFRDLPSGYAGHHSQKLHRRIAWTCYTADSLISFRLRCLPLIRSVDFNLSMLTEEDFDFNHIPMESRLLLPGCTFIRNLEVQKSLASICISQAQLCLCIRRVLNVQARCNSTELSSEPTGKTPDSPNKHHSDYLTSIWMSQKALADWEYSLPPICQRPPTVFGFSSDESPIVAVHRNVLHMVYHGVVCVLYQSQIFQSSASRMQYAARQITEIANELDQMKTLHSLPIIGSTTILIAMIIHLAEVQTSSPVKQGVTMRDIQSCIELMKRLQDVHSCMDIVTHLILTTLQRCSPS; encoded by the exons ATGGAGATACTATTTGACTATCTAGAGGAGGATTCGTGGAAGGGGTTCATCGATTTGACTCCTCGGACaccatcgtcttctccaGAGGCATGCTCGACAAACTATTTACCGGGGTTTGTGAGGCCCATCCACACGACGATAAGTGAAGCTCAGTATGAACACCTTTTACTACAAGGGGCATTGACCCTACCAAGCTTTCCACTTCAACAAGCCCTGTTACAGTCATTCTTCGAATGTGTGTTACCCAGTATGCCAATCATAAACTGGCAGACCTTTATCAATATTGTGAGCAACAAAGACGGTGGCCAAGGCCGGATAAGCTTGCTTCTGTTCCAAGCAATCATGTTCTCAGCAACCGCCTTTGTCAACCTTGACCATCTTCAAAAAGCTGGCTACTCAAGCCGAGAGGAGGCTCATGAAGCTTTCTTCGAAAAAGCACAT CTTTTATACCAGTCGCACTACGAATCCGATCCTCTCACCAACCTTCAAGCCCTCCTTCTCATGACACACCGTGCCAAAGCCACAGACGGGAAAGATAGTCGATATTGGATTGAGGTTGCCATTTCACTGGCACTGATGATGGGGCTCTTCCGAGACCTTCCCAGCGGCTATGCTGGGCACCACAGTCAGAAACTTCACAGACGAATTGCCTGGACATGTTACACGGCGGACTCCTTGATCTCGTTCAGGCTAAGATGCTTGCCGCTGATCAGAAGTGTCGATTTCAACCTTTCCATGCTCACTGAAGAGGACTTTGACTTTAACCACATACCCATGGAGAGCCGACTCTTGCTTCCTGGGTGCACTTTCATTCGGAATCTAGAGGTCCAAAAGTCCCTGGCCAGTATCTGCATTTCGCAGGCCCAGTTATGCTTATGCATCAGGAGAGTTTTGAATGTGCAGGCCAGGTGTAACTCAACGGAATTATCTTCCGAGCCCACCGGCAAGACACCAGATTCTCCAAACAAACACCACTCAGATTATCTCACCAGTATTTGGATGTCTCAGAAGGCATTGGCCGATTGGGAATATTCCTTGCCGCCCATATGTCAACGCCCCCCCACGGTCTTTGGGTTCAGCAGTGATGAAAGTCCGATAGTTGCTGTCCACCGCAACGTTTTGCATATGGTCTATCATGGGGTGGTCTGCGTACTATATCAGTCCCAAATATTTCAATCGTCGGCCTCCCGCATGCAGTATGCAGCTCGACAGATTACTGAGATTGCCAACGAGTTAGATCAGATGAAGACTCTTCATTCGCTCCCGATTATCGGTTCTACAACAATACTGATTGCGATGATAATCCACCTGGCAGAGGTACAGACCTCTTCTCCCGTAAAGCAAGGGGTGACCATGAGGGACATTCAATCATGCATTGAACTGATGAAAAGGCTGCAAGATGTGCATTCATGTATGGACATTGTCACTCATCTTATACTGACTACCCTCCAAAGGTGTTCCCCGTCATAG
- a CDS encoding putative sensor histidine kinase has product MAASFPRPPPTDAERERIRELSRYYCTLDRIPSLPQFDSGQQTTAAEEDVDKDSPRLSSDITLTALSQLAVLRFGCNRAFISIIDDGNQHIIAEATGSISLRDKDQHAPDDAIYLGVRTIDLAWGVCPHTISLFTGQDMSKAVETPNMIANSSRFVVHDFTQEDFFKDRPYVVGWPYFRFYAEVPLLSPSGVVLGSFCVVDNKPRGHFAEEEVNALKEIADAVALHLDKVRISIDHHRAEKLIKGLTNFVKDHGEFDPAEVPLPISRQSTLNTLNSPRDQSSVSLPTPGAGGVGNMEGPIMSGSTASEVELSSLFSGVTSSEQTKTSSFLYNSSQSAAPTPAEETISLQEAAPERNEPPTVSVKRCVKNADQIAQVFTRASVSLRDSLDLDGVLFLDASRCNSGVVLSDDEARSWEPLPTTANPEFLADPFPSPLDLPGVGSLSKIAEKPCEVLGWAQNTPPPIGSDALSITERLLSQLIAAFPQGQFFNLHEWTEEDECELGGGIRRDGGAEANSKPLRDLVRQLQNHLPDAYSVLWSPLWCWRQSRWVAGTLVWSRGSDRALGVYDLPYLRVLGDSIVSELARIDWSTMQQSKSDFISSVSHELRSPLHGILASAEVLEGTPLQPNQLHWINMLKTCGLTLFDTLNHLLDFAKINNLTTEDNGREDRIRASDGSLETTFDLANLIEEVTRVQYVGQRVPKATVPFVDALATPKNGAPYGETTVVVRIEERHAWKVQSLAGAWKRIVMNLLGNSLKFTSAGFVEVSLSKVVKQSDPESIYAHLCVTDTGRGIDRMFLRNKLFSPFAQENTLSEGLGLGFSIVRQLVDAMDGHVNVRSEVGVGTQVDIYIPVRRFASHYPSSTSMSSAPVKACLVGFEGYPDIKDTPTGILPVEAKRKLAIRSSLAPVLMAQCGWSLSIAESIENARGDVAIIEEEEFAKATCDGQLPRELCERTGINFFIILSGMQPRLNDLPPNAIRVSQPFGPAKFQDVLQRTQELYLKSLENPRSPPPPPGKPVITKRSSSELVLPASPDAPQEVGVALPLRVPPQTPQNANAIHCLVVDDNDINLKPTAPAWLGVEAMSVLLLA; this is encoded by the exons ATGGCAGCTTCCTTTCCGCGGCCTCCCCCCACAGATGCCGAACGTGAAAGGATCAGAGAGTTATCCAG GTATTACTGCACCCTCGATCGCATCCCCTCCCTTCCGCAGTTTGACAGCGGGCAACAGACAAcagctgcagaagaagatgtCGACAAGGATTCGCCTCGTTTGTCCTCGGACATTACCCTCACAGCCCTGAGTCAATTGGCCGTGTTGCGCTTCGGATGCAATCGAGCCTTCATCTCCATTATCGACGATGGGAATCAGCATATTATTGCAGAGGCTACCGGGTCCATCTCGCTACGTGACAAGGATCAACATGCTCCAGATGATGCAATCTACCTCGGTGTGCGAACGATCGATCTGGCCTGGGGAGTGTGTCCGCATACCATCTCCTTGTTTACCGGCCAGGACATGTCCAAGGCGGTCGAGACGCCTAATATGATCGCCAACAGTTCCCGTTTCGTTGTCCATGACTTTACCCAAGAGGACTTTTTCAAAGATCGTCCATATGTAGTGGGGTGGCCCTACTTCCGCTTCTACGCCGAGGTGCCACTCCTTAGCCCATCCGGGGTCGTGCTGGGTTCCTTCTGTGTCGTGGACAACAAACCACGAGGGCACTTcgcggaagaagaggtgaACGCTCTTAAAGAGATTGCAGATGCGGTAGCGTTGCATCTTGACAAAGTCCGCATCTCGATCGATCATCATCGGGCGGAGAAACTCATTAAAGGCCTCACGAATTTCGTCAAGGACCATGGGGAGTTTGATCCGGCCGAGGTACCCCTCCCTATTAGCAGACAGTCAACGCTGAACACACTCAACTCTCCTCGCGATCAGTCATCAGTGAGTCTTCCCACCCCAGGTGCTGGGGGCGTTGGAAACATGGAGGGTCCGATTATGAGCGGGTCGACTGCATCCGAGGTTGAGTTGTCATCGCTGTTTTCAGGAGTGACATCCTCCGAACAAACCAAGACGTCATCTTTCCTTTACAACTCATCGCAATCCGCAGCACCAACGCCAGCAGAGGAGACTATTAGCCTCCAGGAAGCTGCCCCAGAACGCAACGAACCGCCAACGGTGTCGGTGAAACGCTGCGTCAAAAATGCGGACCAAATCGCTCAAGTCTTTACTCGAGCTAGTGTCTCTCTTCGGGACTCGCTGGACCTAGATGGGGtgctcttccttgatgcGAGTCGATGTAACTCGGGCGt AGTGCTCTCGGATGATGAGGCTCGAAGTTGGGAACCTCTCCCCACTACAGCAAATCCAGAGTTCCTTGCCGACCCCTTCCCTAGTCCGCTTGACCTACCAGGGGTAGGATCGCTATCCAAAATCGCGGAAAAGCCATGCGAAGTTCTAGGCTGGGCTCAAAACACACCGCCACCCATTGGTTCCGATGCCTTATCAATCACCGAAAGACTCCTCAGCCAGTTGATTGCGGCTTTTCCTCAAGGTCAGTTCTTTAACCTCCATGAATGGACGGAGGAAGACGAGTGTGAGCTTGGAGGAGGGATACGACGGGATGGTGGCGCGGAGGCGAACTCCAAACCTCTGCGTGACCTTGTCCGACAGCTCCAAAATCACCTTCCAGATGCGTACAGTGTTCTTTGGTCGCCCCTATGGTGCTGGAGGCAATCACGGTGGGTCGCCGGCACTTTGGTGTGGTCTCGCGGTAGCGACCGTGCCTTAGGAGTGTACGACTTGCCGTACTTGAGAGTACTTGGAGATTCCATTGTCTCCGAATTGGCTCGGATCGATTGGTCAACCATGCAACAGTCAAAATCCGATTTTATCTCATCAGTTAGCCATGAGCTCCGCTCGCCGCTGCATGGTATCCTAGCCAGCGCAGAAGTGCTTGAAGGGACTCCTCTACAACCGAACCAGCTTCACTGGATTAACATGCTAAAAACATGTGGCCTGACCCTGTTTGATACATTGAATCATTT GCTAGATTTCGCCAAGATTAACAATCTGACCACCGAGGACAACGGACGGGAGGACCGCATCCGTGCATCTGACGGTAGTTTGGAGACGACATTTGATTTGGCTAATTTAATCGAGGAGGTCACAAGAGTTCAATATGTTGGTCAGCGGGTACCCAAGGCAACTGTGCCTTTTGTAGACGCCCTAGCCACACCCAAGAATGGTGCCCCCTACGGCGAAACCACGGTTGTTGTTCGTATTGAGGAACGGCACGCATGGAAAGTGCAATCCCTGGCGGGGGCGTGGAAACGAATTGTCATGAACCTCCTTGGCAACTCCTTGAAATTCACCAGTGCTGGGTTTGTAGAGGTCTCTCTCTCTAAAGTCGTGAAACAGTCTGACCCTGAATCAATTTATGCTCATCTCTGTGTGACGGACACAGGTAGAGGTATTGATCGGATGTTTCTCAGAAACAAGCTCTTTTCCCCATTTGCACAAGAGAACACCCTGTCGGAAGGCCTAGGACTAGGCTTTAGCATCGTGCGCCAGTTAGTTGACGCCATGGACGGGCACGTCAATGTTCGAAGTGAAGTTGGAGTTGGCACACAGGTGGACATCTACATTCCTGTTCGACGCTTCGCCAGTCATTATCCCTCTTCAACTTCCATGTCGAGCGCTCCAGTGAAAGCCTGCCTGGTTGGATTCGAAGGATATCCAGATATAAAAGATACCCCTACTGGAATTTTGCCCGTCGAAGCCAAGAGAAAACTCGCCATTCGGAGCTCATTAGCACCTGTGCTGATGGCGCAATGCGGTTGGAGTCTCTCGATAGCAGAGTCTATAGAAAATGCTCGCGGTGATGTTGCTATtattgaagaagaggagttcGCCAAGGCGACATGCGACGGCCAATTACCACGTGAACTCTGCGAGAGAACCGGGATCAACTTTTTCATCATTCTCAGTGGTATGCAGCCGCGCCTAAATGACCTACCACCGAATGCGATCCGCGTATCGCAGCCGTTCGGGCCGGCAAAGTTTCAGGATGTGCTTCAAAGGACACAGGAACTCTATCTCAAGTCACTAGAAAATCCtagatctcctcctccccctcctggGAAGCCAGTTATCACAAAGCGTTCTTCGTCGGAGCTCGTATTACCAGCCAGCCCTGACGCCCCACAAGAGGTGGGAGTAGCATTACCTCTTCGTGTGCCTCCCCAGACCCCTCAGAACGCTAATGCGATACATTGTCTCGTCGTAGATGATAATGACATCAACCTAAAA CCAACGGCTCCAGCATGGCTGGGAGTAGAGGCGATGAGTGTGTTATTACTTGCTTAG